One genomic segment of Pyruvatibacter mobilis includes these proteins:
- a CDS encoding fasciclin domain-containing protein produces the protein MPKSPRTSIALVMAATAGFIAAPALAMHHGADEAKKTEASADAMMKADIVDTAVAADDFNTLVTAVQAAGLVETLKGDGPFTVFAPTDAAFAALPEGALDSLLANKDQLAAVLTYHVVPGKVMAADIAGKSLNVATVQGSEVAIDATGDAPTINGATIVTTDVEASNGVIHIIDAVILPPAEEAAE, from the coding sequence ATGCCCAAATCCCCCCGCACCTCCATCGCCCTCGTCATGGCAGCCACCGCCGGCTTCATCGCCGCCCCGGCGCTCGCCATGCACCACGGCGCGGACGAGGCCAAGAAGACCGAAGCCTCCGCTGACGCCATGATGAAGGCCGACATCGTCGATACCGCTGTCGCTGCTGACGACTTCAACACCCTCGTCACCGCCGTTCAGGCCGCCGGCCTCGTCGAAACCCTGAAGGGTGATGGCCCGTTCACGGTCTTCGCGCCGACGGATGCCGCCTTCGCGGCCCTGCCGGAGGGCGCGCTGGACAGCCTGCTCGCCAACAAAGACCAGCTGGCTGCCGTGCTCACCTATCACGTGGTCCCCGGCAAGGTGATGGCCGCCGACATTGCGGGTAAGTCTCTCAATGTCGCCACCGTTCAGGGCAGCGAAGTCGCCATCGACGCGACGGGCGATGCCCCCACCATCAACGGTGCCACCATCGTCACCACCGATGTGGAAGCCTCCAACGGCGTCATTCACATTATCGACGCTGTGATCCTGCCGCCGGCGGAAGAAGCGGCCGAATAA
- a CDS encoding YaiI/YqxD family protein yields the protein MTTIYIDGDACPVKSEAISVAERHTLPVFLVSNSGMRTGNHPLVKNIMVSDGADAADDWIAEEISAGDIAITADIPLADRCLKKDAHVIGPDGRAFTHQNIGSALAARELNRHLRETGVMTGGNAQFSKTDRSRFMNALDQLIRKAG from the coding sequence ATGACCACCATCTACATCGACGGCGACGCCTGCCCGGTAAAATCCGAAGCCATCTCTGTGGCCGAGCGGCACACCCTGCCGGTTTTCCTCGTGTCCAATTCCGGCATGCGCACCGGCAATCATCCCCTGGTGAAGAACATCATGGTGTCTGACGGCGCGGACGCCGCTGATGACTGGATCGCGGAGGAAATCAGCGCGGGCGATATTGCGATTACCGCCGATATCCCGCTGGCCGACCGCTGCCTGAAGAAGGACGCCCACGTCATCGGCCCCGATGGCCGCGCCTTCACCCACCAGAATATCGGCTCGGCGCTGGCCGCCCGCGAGCTCAACCGGCATCTGCGTGAAACCGGCGTGATGACCGGCGGCAACGCCCAGTTCTCGAAAACCGACCGTTCGCGGTTCATGAACGCGCTCGATCAGTTGATCCGCAAGGCCGGATAG
- a CDS encoding class I SAM-dependent DNA methyltransferase, whose translation MTTSNDPDTIAFYDAEADTYAAKEREVDLPPSFLRLVTALPPGGHVLDLGSGDGHYAHAFEARGFEVTAMDASAGLAAIASRNLRKPVRVARFDELEDVAEFDGVWAHASLHHAPLEALPDAIARIHRSLRPGGLFHMSVKTGKPAGRDRLGRFYSYPSRSAIDHALTHAGTWAETDFQTTHREGYDGVATDWIILFARKA comes from the coding sequence ATGACCACAAGCAATGATCCGGACACCATCGCCTTCTACGATGCCGAGGCTGATACCTACGCAGCGAAAGAGCGCGAGGTTGATCTGCCGCCCTCTTTCTTGCGGCTCGTCACGGCACTGCCACCAGGCGGACACGTGCTGGACCTCGGCTCCGGCGACGGGCACTACGCCCACGCATTTGAGGCGCGCGGCTTTGAGGTGACCGCCATGGATGCCTCAGCCGGTCTGGCCGCCATCGCCAGCAGAAACCTGCGGAAGCCGGTGCGCGTCGCCCGGTTCGACGAGCTTGAGGACGTCGCAGAGTTTGACGGGGTCTGGGCGCACGCCTCGCTCCACCATGCCCCGCTGGAGGCCCTGCCGGATGCCATCGCCCGCATCCATCGCAGCCTCAGGCCCGGCGGCCTCTTCCATATGTCGGTCAAAACGGGCAAACCCGCCGGCCGCGACAGGCTTGGCCGTTTCTACAGCTACCCGTCACGCAGCGCCATCGACCACGCACTGACGCACGCTGGTACATGGGCCGAAACCGACTTCCAGACGACGCACCGCGAAGGGTATGACGGTGTGGCAACGGACTGGATCATTCTCTTTGCCCGGAAAGCCTGA
- a CDS encoding GlsB/YeaQ/YmgE family stress response membrane protein, with protein MTGMGIILSILIGALAGWIAEQIMKADHGLLTNILLGIGGAIVLNFLLGLIGVGLGGIIGQLIVAIAGACLLIWVYRMIRS; from the coding sequence ATGACCGGTATGGGTATCATTCTTTCCATCCTCATCGGCGCGCTGGCGGGCTGGATCGCCGAGCAGATCATGAAGGCGGATCACGGGCTGCTGACCAATATCCTCTTGGGTATCGGCGGCGCCATCGTGCTGAATTTCCTGCTCGGCCTCATCGGCGTGGGCCTGGGCGGCATTATCGGCCAGCTGATCGTGGCGATTGCCGGTGCGTGCCTGCTGATCTGGGTCTACCGGATGATCCGCAGCTAG
- a CDS encoding AAA family ATPase: MRFEGTKDYVATEDLRVAVNAAITLERPLLVKGEPGTGKTVLAEQVATALGVPMITWNIKSTTKAHQGLYEYDAITRLRDSQLGDERVKDVKNYINKGKLWEAFEANEKVVLLIDEIDKADIEFPNDLLQELDRMEFYVYETDEVIKAKERPIVIITSNNEKELPDAFLRRCFFHYIKFPDADTMTEIVKVHFDNLKERLVKEALDVFYEMRDVPGLKKKPSTSELLDWLKLLMNEDISPETLRERDASKLIPPLHGALLKNEQDVHLFERLAFLARRERN, translated from the coding sequence ATGCGCTTTGAAGGCACGAAAGACTATGTGGCAACCGAAGACCTTCGCGTTGCCGTGAACGCAGCCATTACCCTGGAGCGTCCGCTGCTCGTGAAGGGCGAACCCGGCACCGGCAAGACCGTGCTCGCCGAGCAGGTGGCAACCGCCCTGGGCGTTCCGATGATCACCTGGAACATCAAGTCCACCACCAAGGCGCATCAGGGCCTTTACGAGTACGACGCCATCACCCGCCTGCGCGACAGCCAGCTGGGCGACGAGCGCGTCAAGGACGTGAAGAACTACATCAACAAGGGCAAGCTCTGGGAAGCGTTTGAGGCCAATGAGAAGGTCGTGCTGCTGATCGACGAGATCGACAAGGCCGACATCGAGTTCCCGAACGACCTCCTGCAGGAACTCGACCGCATGGAGTTCTACGTTTACGAGACCGATGAGGTGATCAAGGCCAAGGAGCGCCCGATCGTCATCATCACCTCGAACAACGAAAAGGAACTGCCGGACGCCTTCCTGCGCCGCTGCTTCTTCCACTACATCAAGTTCCCGGATGCCGACACCATGACGGAAATCGTCAAGGTGCACTTCGACAATCTGAAGGAACGCCTGGTGAAGGAAGCGCTGGACGTCTTCTACGAGATGCGCGACGTGCCGGGCCTCAAGAAGAAGCCGTCCACGTCCGAATTGCTGGACTGGCTGAAGCTGTTGATGAACGAGGACATCTCGCCGGAAACCTTGCGCGAGCGCGACGCCTCCAAGCTGATCCCGCCGCTACACGGCGCCCTGCTGAAGAACGAGCAGGACGTGCACCTGTTCGAGCGCCTCGCCTTCCTCGCCCGCCGCGAACGCAATTAG
- a CDS encoding flagellar hook protein FlgE yields the protein MTIFGAMTTAVTGLKANSKALGHISDNIANSQTIGFKRTETNFKDLVTFSTSRNHAPGTVLAEARFTNTVQGALEAAQVPTHMAINGDGYFMVSERVATLDNRPVFNEIDYYTRRGDFEVDRFGYLVNGSGYYLQGLAINPVTGNKLGDVPDRIQITNDFISAKQTTTLDYTANLPSFPKTVTADAAVANSELMLDATFTNDPTTFGGDGFVQAQDEQLFLDRSLAGGAITMYDSIGNPVNVELRWSKVNNTANGAGQGAGSETWNLFYRTSTTATGAAAKWNNVGQNYTFNSSGVATPPITSTTVTNLTVDGINLGNITVNHGSNQISQFADSNGSVSVKDIEQDGFASGALASIAVSDNGRVVGTYTNGKQLDLAEVTLVKFNADNKLRKLDGGAWAATQDSGEAIQGASGQIVAEARETSNVDIADEFSKLIVTQQAYSATTRIVTTSDELVQETLNMKR from the coding sequence ATGACCATCTTCGGTGCCATGACCACCGCCGTGACCGGCCTCAAGGCCAATTCGAAGGCGCTGGGCCATATCTCTGACAATATCGCCAACTCGCAGACCATCGGCTTCAAGCGGACGGAAACGAATTTCAAGGACCTGGTGACGTTCTCCACGTCGCGCAACCATGCCCCGGGCACGGTGCTGGCGGAGGCCCGCTTCACCAATACGGTGCAGGGTGCGCTGGAAGCCGCCCAGGTGCCAACGCACATGGCGATCAATGGCGACGGCTATTTCATGGTGTCCGAGCGCGTGGCGACGCTGGACAACCGGCCGGTGTTCAACGAGATCGACTACTACACCCGCCGCGGTGACTTCGAGGTCGACCGCTTCGGCTACCTGGTGAACGGATCGGGCTATTACCTCCAGGGCCTGGCCATCAACCCGGTGACCGGCAACAAGCTGGGTGACGTGCCGGACCGCATCCAGATCACCAACGATTTCATTTCCGCCAAGCAGACGACGACGCTGGATTACACGGCCAACCTGCCGTCCTTCCCGAAGACCGTTACTGCGGATGCCGCGGTGGCCAACTCGGAACTGATGCTGGACGCGACCTTCACCAATGATCCGACGACATTCGGTGGTGACGGCTTCGTGCAGGCGCAGGACGAGCAGTTGTTCCTCGACCGCTCGCTCGCCGGCGGTGCCATCACCATGTACGACTCGATCGGCAATCCGGTGAACGTGGAACTCCGCTGGTCGAAGGTGAACAACACGGCCAACGGCGCCGGGCAGGGTGCCGGCTCGGAGACCTGGAACCTGTTCTACCGTACCAGCACCACGGCCACGGGCGCGGCTGCCAAGTGGAACAATGTGGGCCAGAACTACACCTTCAACTCCTCCGGTGTGGCCACGCCGCCCATCACCTCCACGACCGTCACCAACCTGACGGTGGATGGCATCAACCTGGGCAACATCACCGTCAATCACGGCTCCAACCAGATTTCGCAGTTCGCGGATTCCAACGGCTCCGTCTCGGTGAAGGATATTGAGCAGGACGGCTTTGCTTCCGGCGCGCTGGCCTCCATTGCCGTGTCGGACAATGGCCGCGTGGTGGGGACCTATACCAACGGCAAGCAGCTGGACCTGGCGGAAGTGACGCTGGTGAAGTTCAACGCCGACAACAAGCTGCGCAAGCTTGATGGCGGTGCGTGGGCTGCGACGCAGGATTCGGGCGAGGCCATCCAGGGCGCGTCCGGCCAGATCGTGGCGGAAGCGCGCGAGACTTCCAACGTGGATATTGCGGACGAGTTCTCGAAGCTGATCGTCACCCAGCAGGCCTATTCCGCGACGACCCGCATCGTGACGACCTCGGACGAGCTGGTCCAGGAAACGCTCAACATGAAGCGGTAA
- the flgK gene encoding flagellar hook-associated protein FlgK, with protein sequence MSLTTALHAAVSGLKANQASVDLTSRNIANATTEGYTRKVSSQSNALVAGEGIGVSVRAAVREVDNYLLGQLNRSSGVSAKLDVRQEFLTRVDQLFGTPDGETSIASYINRLGTSIQDLATTPESTVTREAALAAADEAAIELNRLSDEIQQMRREAERRLSDAVAEANAALSKIHDINLKISANQAGSVADLQDERDKAVAELSKLMDIRTIERDGGRISVFTTGGNLLLDTEPTVLSFDEHPTLGPSSLYNSDPALRDVGTITLQVGNSAPIDLLRDGTIREGKIAGLIELRDERLVQAQAQLDEIAHNLAKSLSETTVASTAHAGPPAGFDIDVASLQNGDSINLTYTETPAGTQRQVTIIRVDDPASLPLDNTVTPNPGDQVIGVAWGTGAGDFATNLDAALAAAGINVDASNPAGTTVRIVDDGAGATTDIAAVSATVTATGLTGQGTALPLFVDGRNAQLAYTASQDGATQKVGFASRIALNAAVRADPSSLVVYSTTPATDTGDPTRPSDLLERLTGTARAFDPATGIGGTTQPFSGGVDEFARRIVSFQANELVLANRAVDSQKVVQLGLEEKQQNTSGVSIDTEMAQLLVLQNAYAANARVMSAVQEMMDLLSTILR encoded by the coding sequence ATGTCTCTCACCACAGCGCTCCATGCCGCCGTATCGGGTCTCAAGGCCAACCAGGCCTCTGTGGACCTCACGTCGCGCAACATCGCCAATGCGACGACGGAAGGCTACACGCGCAAGGTGTCGAGCCAGTCGAACGCGCTGGTGGCGGGCGAGGGCATTGGTGTGTCGGTTCGGGCCGCGGTGCGCGAAGTGGACAATTACCTGCTGGGGCAGCTCAACCGCTCCAGCGGTGTCAGCGCCAAGCTGGATGTGCGGCAGGAATTCCTGACGCGGGTCGATCAGCTGTTCGGCACGCCGGACGGTGAGACCTCCATCGCCTCCTATATCAACCGTCTCGGCACGTCGATCCAGGATCTGGCGACGACGCCGGAATCCACGGTGACGCGTGAAGCGGCGCTGGCGGCGGCCGATGAGGCAGCCATCGAGCTCAACCGCCTGTCGGATGAGATCCAGCAGATGCGCCGCGAAGCAGAGCGCCGCCTGTCGGACGCCGTGGCGGAGGCCAATGCGGCCCTGTCGAAGATCCACGACATCAACCTCAAGATCTCGGCCAACCAGGCAGGCTCAGTCGCTGACCTGCAGGATGAGCGCGACAAGGCGGTGGCGGAGCTGTCCAAGCTGATGGACATCCGCACCATCGAGCGCGACGGCGGCCGCATTTCCGTGTTCACCACCGGCGGTAACCTGCTGCTGGACACGGAGCCGACGGTACTGAGCTTCGACGAGCATCCGACGCTGGGGCCGTCCTCGCTGTACAATTCCGATCCGGCGCTGCGCGACGTGGGCACCATCACGCTGCAGGTGGGTAACTCCGCGCCGATCGACCTTTTGCGGGACGGCACGATCCGCGAAGGCAAGATTGCCGGTCTCATCGAGCTGCGCGATGAGCGGCTGGTGCAGGCGCAGGCGCAGCTCGACGAGATTGCCCACAACCTCGCCAAGTCGCTGTCGGAAACGACGGTGGCGTCCACGGCCCATGCGGGCCCGCCGGCGGGTTTCGACATTGATGTGGCGTCGCTGCAGAACGGCGACAGCATCAACCTGACCTATACCGAAACGCCCGCAGGCACGCAGCGCCAGGTGACCATCATCCGTGTGGATGATCCGGCCTCGCTGCCGCTGGACAACACGGTGACGCCGAATCCGGGTGACCAGGTCATCGGTGTGGCGTGGGGGACGGGTGCGGGTGACTTTGCCACCAACCTTGACGCAGCCCTGGCGGCCGCGGGCATCAATGTGGATGCCTCCAACCCGGCCGGTACGACGGTGCGCATCGTCGATGACGGGGCAGGCGCCACGACCGATATTGCCGCCGTCAGCGCGACGGTGACGGCAACCGGGCTGACCGGCCAGGGCACGGCGCTGCCGCTGTTCGTGGACGGCCGCAACGCGCAGCTTGCCTACACAGCCTCTCAGGACGGTGCGACGCAGAAGGTGGGCTTTGCCAGCCGCATCGCGCTCAATGCCGCCGTGCGGGCCGACCCCTCGTCGCTGGTTGTCTATTCGACGACGCCGGCAACGGATACGGGCGATCCCACCCGGCCGTCGGACCTGCTGGAGCGCCTGACCGGCACGGCGCGGGCCTTTGACCCGGCGACCGGCATTGGCGGGACGACCCAGCCGTTCTCAGGCGGGGTGGATGAGTTTGCGCGCCGCATCGTCTCGTTCCAGGCGAACGAGCTGGTGCTGGCGAACCGGGCGGTGGACAGCCAGAAGGTTGTGCAGCTCGGCCTTGAGGAAAAGCAGCAGAACACGTCCGGCGTGTCGATCGACACGGAAATGGCGCAGCTCCTGGTGCTGCAGAATGCTTATGCCGCCAATGCGCGGGTGATGTCGGCGGTGCAGGAGATGATGGATCTCCTCTCGACCATCCTTCGCTAG
- the flaF gene encoding flagellar biosynthesis regulator FlaF, with protein MHNPAQAYGQTARVVSNPREHEANLLIKAAKQLQAVKEPFDPRSDKFRDAVTYNRKLWSIFASSVVGDDNPLPDQIKQNIANLGIFVMKHTVSVQASPAPEKLDVLININREIAAGLYSKPA; from the coding sequence ATGCACAATCCGGCGCAGGCGTACGGTCAGACGGCTAGGGTCGTCTCTAACCCGCGTGAACACGAAGCCAATCTGCTTATCAAGGCCGCCAAGCAGCTCCAGGCGGTGAAAGAGCCATTTGATCCGCGTAGTGACAAATTCCGCGATGCGGTGACCTATAACCGCAAGCTCTGGAGCATCTTCGCGTCCTCTGTTGTGGGTGACGACAACCCCCTTCCCGACCAGATCAAGCAGAACATCGCCAATCTCGGCATCTTCGTCATGAAGCACACGGTCTCGGTCCAGGCGAGCCCGGCACCCGAGAAGCTGGACGTGCTCATCAACATCAACCGCGAAATCGCAGCCGGCCTCTATTCCAAGCCGGCCTGA
- the flbT gene encoding flagellar biosynthesis repressor FlbT, with the protein MALKIELKPGERFILGNAVITNDDQRTRLFVEGSAPILREKDIMRPEEADSPCKRLYLAVQLMYLSNDPSEQHSLYFQLTNDIIQAAPSTLEYIERMNNQILTGAFYKALKEAKSLIEYEQELMSNAQSGAGVRSDG; encoded by the coding sequence ATGGCGCTGAAGATCGAGCTCAAGCCCGGCGAACGCTTCATCCTCGGCAATGCGGTCATCACCAATGACGATCAGCGCACCCGCCTCTTCGTGGAGGGCTCAGCCCCCATCCTGCGCGAGAAGGACATCATGCGCCCGGAGGAGGCCGACAGCCCCTGCAAGCGGCTCTACCTGGCCGTCCAGCTGATGTATCTGAGCAATGATCCGTCCGAGCAGCACTCGCTCTATTTCCAGCTCACCAACGACATCATCCAGGCTGCCCCCAGCACGCTCGAATACATAGAGCGTATGAACAATCAAATCTTAACCGGCGCGTTCTACAAAGCTCTGAAGGAAGCAAAATCGCTCATCGAATATGAGCAGGAGCTTATGTCGAATGCACAATCCGGCGCAGGCGTACGGTCAGACGGCTAG
- a CDS encoding flagellin, with translation MAEIALSNALRTNLNSLQSTASLLSKTQERLSTGLKVNGAIDNPTSFFTAQGLNNRASDLATLGDDIGIAIDTLQAADEGIKAITTLVENLKSTANQALTTKIKGANVSSSTLNAFAGTAHASQVTGIDAGDSFTIQVGTATAVTINIATSTQDLSVIVASIAGVTNVTASITSEGKIKIETTNGEDLKITDASGSTANDLGVSGTKTNGVNRNSFVTDFNELRTQIDQLAGDASFKGVNLLQANNNLTVNFNEDQTSSLTIKSKLLDTSSSGLNISQQTKSNFASDSSIEAAVAELDAAIGTLRSQSSSFGNSLSIVENRQTFTNSLINTLETGAGKLTLADTNVEGANLLALQTRQSLATTTLSLASQADQNVLRLF, from the coding sequence ATGGCTGAAATTGCTCTCTCGAACGCTCTGCGTACGAACCTCAACTCGCTCCAGTCCACCGCCTCCCTGCTTTCGAAGACCCAGGAACGTCTGTCGACGGGCCTGAAGGTGAACGGCGCGATTGACAACCCGACCTCGTTCTTCACGGCCCAGGGCCTCAACAACCGCGCATCCGACCTCGCCACCCTCGGTGACGACATCGGTATCGCGATTGATACGCTGCAGGCTGCTGACGAAGGTATTAAGGCGATCACCACGCTCGTCGAAAACCTGAAGTCGACCGCCAACCAGGCTCTGACCACGAAGATCAAGGGCGCCAACGTGTCGTCCTCGACCCTCAATGCTTTCGCTGGTACGGCTCACGCCTCCCAGGTGACCGGCATTGACGCTGGCGACAGCTTCACCATCCAGGTGGGCACTGCCACGGCCGTGACCATCAACATCGCCACCTCCACGCAGGACCTCAGCGTCATCGTTGCGTCCATCGCCGGCGTCACCAACGTGACGGCGTCGATCACCAGCGAAGGCAAGATCAAGATCGAAACCACCAATGGTGAAGATCTGAAGATCACCGACGCCTCTGGCTCCACCGCCAACGATCTGGGCGTGTCCGGCACGAAGACCAACGGTGTGAACCGCAACTCCTTCGTGACCGACTTCAACGAACTGCGCACGCAGATCGACCAGTTGGCCGGTGACGCCTCCTTCAAGGGTGTCAACCTGCTTCAGGCAAACAACAACCTGACGGTGAACTTCAACGAAGACCAGACGTCCAGCCTGACGATTAAGTCCAAGCTGCTCGACACGTCTTCCAGCGGTCTGAACATCTCGCAGCAGACCAAGTCGAACTTCGCTTCCGACAGCTCGATCGAAGCTGCTGTTGCCGAGCTTGACGCCGCTATCGGCACGCTCCGCAGCCAGTCGTCTTCCTTCGGTAACAGCCTGTCGATCGTGGAGAACCGTCAGACGTTCACCAACAGCCTGATCAACACGCTCGAAACCGGTGCCGGCAAGCTCACCCTGGCCGACACCAACGTCGAAGGCGCCAACCTGCTGGCCCTTCAGACCCGTCAGTCCCTGGCTACCACGACCCTGTCGCTGGCATCCCAGGCCGACCAGAACGTCCTGCGTCTGTTCTAA
- a CDS encoding flagellin, with amino-acid sequence MSDVVLSAGIRSNLLSIQNTAKLLDQTQNRLATGLKVNGAVDNPTSFFTAQGLNNRARDLNTLLDSMDRAVQTLEAADEGIKGVIKLIENAKATATQALTAKIIPSSVSSTTTGLVATQNASQITGIDAQDSFTIQVGTAAAVTINIANSTQALSAIIASIAAVANVTAYLTSDGKLKIEATNGEDLQITDVSGSTGNDLAIAGTFTNGVNRNSFESDFNALRTQMDQLVADASYQGVNLLQANNDLTVFFNESQTSSLTINSKLVDTSTNGLSISEITAKSWATDGNIRGAIDELDGAIANLRQLASTFGGNLSVVQTREDFTENLVNTLETGAANLTLADTNEEGANLLALQTRQSLGTTALSLASQADQNVLQLF; translated from the coding sequence ATGAGTGACGTCGTTCTTTCCGCAGGTATCCGTTCGAACCTGCTGAGCATTCAGAACACCGCCAAACTTCTGGATCAGACCCAGAACCGTCTGGCGACGGGCCTTAAGGTCAACGGGGCGGTGGACAATCCCACATCGTTCTTCACCGCTCAGGGTCTCAACAACCGGGCCCGTGACCTGAACACACTGCTGGACTCGATGGACCGTGCCGTCCAGACGCTGGAAGCAGCCGACGAGGGCATCAAGGGTGTGATCAAGCTGATCGAAAACGCCAAGGCCACGGCCACCCAGGCGCTGACGGCGAAGATCATTCCGAGTTCCGTTTCCAGCACCACCACCGGGCTGGTCGCCACGCAGAACGCATCCCAGATCACCGGCATCGACGCGCAGGACAGCTTCACCATCCAGGTGGGCACCGCCGCTGCCGTGACCATCAACATCGCCAACTCCACCCAGGCCCTGAGCGCAATCATCGCGTCCATCGCCGCGGTGGCCAATGTGACGGCCTACCTGACCTCGGACGGCAAGCTGAAGATCGAAGCCACCAACGGCGAAGACCTGCAGATCACCGATGTCTCCGGCTCCACGGGCAACGACCTGGCCATTGCCGGCACCTTCACCAATGGCGTCAACCGCAACTCCTTCGAGAGCGATTTCAACGCGCTGCGCACGCAGATGGACCAGTTGGTGGCCGACGCCTCTTACCAGGGCGTCAACCTGCTCCAGGCCAACAACGACCTGACGGTGTTCTTCAACGAATCCCAGACCTCGAGCCTCACCATCAATTCCAAGCTGGTGGATACCTCGACCAACGGTCTGAGCATCTCCGAGATCACCGCCAAGAGCTGGGCCACCGACGGCAATATCCGCGGTGCCATCGATGAGCTGGACGGGGCCATTGCCAATCTGCGGCAGCTTGCCTCCACCTTCGGCGGCAACCTCTCCGTGGTGCAGACCCGGGAAGACTTCACCGAAAACCTGGTCAACACGCTGGAAACCGGTGCAGCCAACCTCACCTTGGCCGACACCAATGAGGAAGGCGCCAACCTTCTGGCCCTGCAGACCCGCCAGTCCCTGGGCACCACCGCCCTGTCGCTGGCTTCCCAGGCCGACCAGAACGTGCTGCAGCTCTTCTAA